One genomic segment of uncultured Desulfobacter sp. includes these proteins:
- a CDS encoding ATP-binding cassette domain-containing protein translates to MIFADNISLAYGKRVLFKDVNIMFKPGNCYGLIGANGAGKSTFLKILANEIEPDTGTVSVGPRERIAVLRQDHFAFDDHRVIETVIMGHEKLYRLMTEREALYAKPDFSEADGIRSGEIEVKFEEMNGYEAEADAAVLLKHLGIAEELHTKKMKELEGGEKVRVLLGQALFGNPDVLLLDEPTNNLDIQSIAWLQDFLFRFKNTVIVVSHDRHFMNQVCTHIADIDFSKISVYVGNYDFWYQASQLNLRQKQTDNKRVTEKAEELKSFIRRFSSNASKSKQATSRKKLLDKLTIEELPVSSRKYPFVRFKPERPCGNIILEVEGLSKTIEGDKVLNNITFRVNNGDKIAFVGPNSLARTAFFDILSGKTEPDEGTFRWGVTTSRSYFSKEHGAFFEQDLSLIQWLLQFAPPTEGESFARTFLGRMLFSGEDALKKTHMLSGGEKIRCMLSRMMLAQSNVLMLDDPTNHLDLESITALNDSLVEFPEVLLFTSHDHEFINTIANRIIEMTPDGIIDSLMSYDEYIESPEVARVREKMSA, encoded by the coding sequence ATGATTTTCGCAGATAATATCTCCCTTGCCTATGGCAAGCGGGTCCTGTTTAAAGATGTCAACATCATGTTTAAACCCGGCAACTGTTACGGCCTCATCGGGGCCAACGGTGCCGGGAAAAGCACCTTTTTAAAAATTCTTGCAAATGAGATTGAGCCGGATACCGGTACGGTTTCCGTGGGCCCCAGGGAGCGGATCGCTGTCTTGCGGCAGGATCATTTTGCCTTTGACGACCATCGGGTGATTGAGACGGTAATCATGGGCCATGAAAAGCTGTATCGCCTCATGACCGAGCGGGAGGCCCTTTATGCCAAGCCGGATTTTTCCGAAGCGGACGGCATCCGGTCCGGCGAAATTGAAGTCAAGTTTGAGGAGATGAACGGGTATGAGGCCGAGGCGGATGCGGCCGTGCTCCTGAAGCACCTGGGCATTGCCGAAGAGCTGCACACAAAAAAAATGAAAGAGCTTGAGGGCGGTGAGAAAGTGCGGGTCCTTCTGGGCCAGGCCCTGTTCGGCAATCCGGATGTCCTGCTCCTTGACGAACCCACCAATAACCTGGATATCCAGTCCATTGCCTGGCTCCAGGACTTTTTGTTCCGGTTCAAAAATACAGTGATTGTGGTTTCCCATGACCGGCATTTCATGAACCAGGTATGCACCCACATTGCCGACATCGATTTCAGCAAGATTTCTGTGTACGTAGGCAATTATGATTTCTGGTACCAGGCCAGCCAGCTCAATCTGAGGCAGAAGCAGACGGACAACAAACGGGTGACGGAAAAGGCCGAAGAGCTGAAGTCCTTTATTCGCAGGTTTTCCTCCAATGCGTCCAAGTCAAAGCAGGCAACATCCCGAAAAAAGTTATTGGATAAGCTGACCATTGAAGAGCTGCCGGTATCGAGCAGAAAATATCCGTTTGTACGGTTCAAACCTGAAAGGCCGTGCGGAAACATTATTTTGGAGGTGGAGGGGCTTTCCAAGACCATTGAGGGTGATAAAGTCCTGAACAATATTACGTTTAGGGTTAATAACGGGGATAAAATTGCCTTTGTGGGCCCCAACAGCCTTGCCAGAACTGCTTTTTTCGATATCCTGTCAGGTAAAACAGAGCCCGATGAAGGCACCTTCAGGTGGGGTGTCACCACCAGCCGCTCTTATTTTTCCAAAGAGCATGGTGCCTTTTTTGAACAGGACCTCAGTCTGATTCAGTGGCTGCTCCAGTTTGCCCCGCCCACCGAGGGTGAAAGCTTTGCCAGAACCTTTCTGGGGCGGATGCTCTTCTCCGGTGAAGATGCCCTGAAAAAGACGCATATGCTCTCCGGTGGCGAAAAGATCAGATGCATGCTGTCCAGGATGATGCTGGCTCAGTCCAATGTCCTGATGCTGGATGACCCCACCAACCACCTGGACCTGGAATCCATCACAGCCCTTAACGACAGCCTGGTGGAGTTCCCTGAAGTGCTTCTTTTCACCTCCCACGATCATGAGTTTATCAACACCATTGCCAACCGTATCATCGAGATGACGCCCGACGGGATCATCGACAGCCTCATGTCCTATGATGAGTACATTGAAAGCCCGGAGGTTGCCCGGGTGCGGGAAAAAATGAGCGCATAG